The proteins below come from a single Gossypium raimondii isolate GPD5lz chromosome 2, ASM2569854v1, whole genome shotgun sequence genomic window:
- the LOC105787499 gene encoding protein SHI RELATED SEQUENCE 1 isoform X1, translating into MAGFFLRGQDQQDNNSPPTDQTENWFWCRNEDIPYKGFELWQQQQQQEQQQQQHIYMSGLGVGGPSRGSSNFMMMTSGGGNDGGGGGGGGNTSGISCQDCGNQAKKDCPHMRCRTCCKSRGFDCQTHVKSTWVPASRRRERQQQQQQLVSPQQHQQIIRAEQSKRHRENPTGLELGNFPAELSSEAVFRCVRVSNVEDADDQYAYQTAVNIGGHVFKGILYSQGPETNYDMAGAATTTTTTAGGVAATAATTASGGASPSSTTPFIDPSSLYPTLNTNFMAGIMVLKYSGWNYETLINKTANGY; encoded by the exons ATGGCAGGGTTTTTTTTAAGAGGACAAGATCAACAAGACAACAATTCACCACCAACTGATCAAACTGAAAACTGGTTTTGGTGTAGAAATGAAGATATTCCTTACAAGGGTTTTGAACTAtggcaacaacaacaacaacaagaacaacaacaacaacaacatatTTACATGTCTGGGTTAGGTGTTGGTGGTCCTAGTAGAGGATCATCAAATTTCATGATGATGACAAGCGGTGGTGGTAACGacggtggtggtggtggtggtggtggtaatACTAGTGGTATAAGTTGCCAAGATTGTGGTAACCAAGCTAAAAAAGATTGTCCTCATATGAGGTGTAGAACATGTTGTAAAAGTCGAGGTTTTGATTGTCAAACACATGTTAAAAGTACTTGGGTTCCTGCTTCTAGACGCCGTGAAcggcaacaacaacaacaacaacttgTCTCTCCACAACAACATCAACAAATTATTCGTGCAGAACAATCTAAAAGACATCGAGAGAATCCAACGG GGTTAGAACTGGGGAATTTTCCGGCGGAATTGAGCTCGGAAGCTGTGTTCCGATGTGTAAGGGTTAGTAACGTTGAAGACGCCGACGATCAGTATGCTTATCAAACGGCGGTGAACATTGGTGGACATGTTTTCAAGGGAATTCTTTATAGTCAAGGCCCTGAAACTAACTACGACATGGCAGgagcagcaacaacaacaacaacaacagctGGTGGTGTTGCAGCCACCGCTGCAACCACCGCAAGCGGCGGTGCTTCTCCTTCATCTACGACACCGTTTATAGACCCTTCTTCTCTATATCCAACACTCAACACTAATTTCATGGCTG
- the LOC105787499 gene encoding protein EXPRESSION OF TERPENOIDS 1 isoform X2 codes for MAGFFLRGQDQQDNNSPPTDQTENWFWCRNEDIPYKGFELWQQQQQQEQQQQQHIYMSGLGVGGPSRGSSNFMMMTSGGGNDGGGGGGGGNTSGISCQDCGNQAKKDCPHMRCRTCCKSRGFDCQTHVKSTWVPASRRRERQQQQQQLVSPQQHQQIIRAEQSKRHRENPTGLELGNFPAELSSEAVFRCVRVSNVEDADDQYAYQTAVNIGGHVFKGILYSQGPETNYDMAGAATTTTTTAGGVAATAATTASGGASPSSTTPFIDPSSLYPTLNTNFMAVFSCSTNYRVNRGNLKITYKIL; via the exons ATGGCAGGGTTTTTTTTAAGAGGACAAGATCAACAAGACAACAATTCACCACCAACTGATCAAACTGAAAACTGGTTTTGGTGTAGAAATGAAGATATTCCTTACAAGGGTTTTGAACTAtggcaacaacaacaacaacaagaacaacaacaacaacaacatatTTACATGTCTGGGTTAGGTGTTGGTGGTCCTAGTAGAGGATCATCAAATTTCATGATGATGACAAGCGGTGGTGGTAACGacggtggtggtggtggtggtggtggtaatACTAGTGGTATAAGTTGCCAAGATTGTGGTAACCAAGCTAAAAAAGATTGTCCTCATATGAGGTGTAGAACATGTTGTAAAAGTCGAGGTTTTGATTGTCAAACACATGTTAAAAGTACTTGGGTTCCTGCTTCTAGACGCCGTGAAcggcaacaacaacaacaacaacttgTCTCTCCACAACAACATCAACAAATTATTCGTGCAGAACAATCTAAAAGACATCGAGAGAATCCAACGG GGTTAGAACTGGGGAATTTTCCGGCGGAATTGAGCTCGGAAGCTGTGTTCCGATGTGTAAGGGTTAGTAACGTTGAAGACGCCGACGATCAGTATGCTTATCAAACGGCGGTGAACATTGGTGGACATGTTTTCAAGGGAATTCTTTATAGTCAAGGCCCTGAAACTAACTACGACATGGCAGgagcagcaacaacaacaacaacaacagctGGTGGTGTTGCAGCCACCGCTGCAACCACCGCAAGCGGCGGTGCTTCTCCTTCATCTACGACACCGTTTATAGACCCTTCTTCTCTATATCCAACACTCAACACTAATTTCATGGCTG